Below is a genomic region from Castanea sativa cultivar Marrone di Chiusa Pesio chromosome 2, ASM4071231v1.
GACTTCATCTTGTATCTGTGTAGCAAGTTCCCGGGTTGGAGCCAAAACTAACACTGTTGGGCCATTCTGAGAATCATTACGGCAATGCCTAAGAAGCATGAAGGCAGGGATCAAATAGCCCAATGTTTTCCCAGAACCTGTTTTTGCAATTGCCACTATGTCCCTACTTTGCAAGGCAATCGGCCATGTCTGCGCCTGAATTGGTGTGGGAGATGAGAATCCAGCCGAATATATCTGAAATAATGACATAAGTCAGGTAATCAGCTCCAAGAAAATTAAGCAAATCTGACACatacaaacttaaaaaattaggGTTCGATTTCAATAGTATATCACAAAAGAGtgaaatataatttaacatAAGAAAAAGCCCATGGGTATACGGTTGCTTACAGAAGCAACTCGAAGCAACAAAAGAGGGCAATAAAGACATAAGGGGCGGAGCCAATAAGCATGAAATGCCAGTCACATTAGGTGTGAATTGGATGAAGGGCCAACCACCCTTCTAGAAGATGCCCAAGAATGGCTCCAACTGTCCATTTTGCAGCCTCCAAAAATCAGGATAGTTGTTGCATGTGTAAGTGTGCCAATAGCAGTGCAGCGTACGACATATGCTCCTCCTCCGGAGCAGATATCGCACCTGCGACAAGTGAGAATTTATGAGTTTAAAAGTAACAAAGCATAATAACAAAAGGGGGAATGGAATGGATGCCGTAGTTTGTTTTATATACCCAATAAACGAAACCCTATATCTCGCAACAGGTAGAGCTTACCTCTCTCAATATCTCTGGAGGGAATCCAGTCTCTTCAAATGTCATGAATGGTGCTGGAACATTGTCCCCCTGTCcattttaatacatatattGAGATCAAATacaattcatttttttagaaaagaaaaaataagaaaattttgaaataaatataaGCAACACTGCATCTAAACCACATCATTTGAAATTCTGATTTGTATTAGTATTTGGTATGATCAGCCTTCAAAATTCTTACACAAATGCACATCAATGGGCATCAGACACTGACTAGTCACTCTCAGAAAGCATTTATCTTCTCAggaaatatttatttgatttacaAAGGAAAGCTTTGAATGGGTATTCTCATGTTCACATACACACCGACAATAAGCAAAGCAAGCTAAAATACAGACCGTTGCTGAAACTTCATGCTGTTGCCGGTAAACTTCAACAGGTGAGAGACCAGTAACATCTGTAGATCCCACAAAAGGAGACCTCATCAAAGCATTACTTGAGAATGGAGGACCACCTGCTGCATgaccatgcatatgcatggcaTGTCCTGTGACAGCATTCACTGCATTGGCATGACCAGGCTTGGGACTTTGAAATGGGGCACCACTGATCCTCATCTCCTACAATAAAATAACAGACATCATCAATGGTCCCAAACATTTTGATCAAAAGAAACTGGTATGTATTCCagaaatatataaatcaaatcaatcaatcaatccatatatatatatatatatatatatatatatatatatatgtagtcaATCACTCAGTAGAAAGGAAgtagaaaaagaaggaaaggacaaaagaatatgaaatcattttataattgaaatacTGCCCAAGTAGAAGTTCCTTTTCGCACATAATATTCCAGTCTTTGCTTCTATAGTGGACTCGTTTCCTAGGCTAACTGGTAGTTGAATAATATTCCTCCTTAGTTTAGCTTGGTTGTTGGAACAGGTATATATCAAATACAGTTGAAGACATATTATAAAGACAAATCATGTTGGCCTAGTGCTCTTTAAATTTAATGACTTCAGGTCCTTTgtaacctaaatcatatttccAAATCCtaaatatctaaaaatttaaacagAAGATTTTTGCTTCACCATTCCATGAATTATAATCCAACCACCATAAGTTAAGTCCAATTAATGTAAGTTAATGGAGAGCAAACGACTTTCAAGTTTGATAAAACATTAGCCAAACAAATACCTGAGGGTTTCTAGCCATAGGTATTACTGCAAGCTTGGGATCTTGGGGACCAGTCGGCCCTTCCTTGTTAGCATTAAAGTAGTATTCATTTCCAGTTCTACCATGTAAGTTATCCTCATGCCCCATCTTTGATCCAACAGGGGGCACATTAGACTGCTGACTATGCATCATTGCTGGGCCCAactgattttgaaatctaggaCCATGTTGCTGGTGAACCAAATCAGGCCTAGTTTGCTGCAATTGACCCGTAGAGGGTTGCTGCATGTTCCCCAAAGAACCaccatattgttgggcttgaCCTGAATGAACACCCATCTGAGGCATCTGAACAGCATTGCTCCCAGCAGGCAGGTTATGAACAGATGAGGTCCCAGGTTGCTGGAACTGGGATGGAGAAAATCCAATTTGGTTTCGGTTTTGAAAATCAACTTCCTCCCTATTTGGGAATGCTGCCTTATACTCCTGTTGATTTGCAAATTGCTGCCCTTGTGCATCATGCTGGGCCTGCTGCTGTGAACTTTGCTGCCCTTGTGGAATCATGCTTTGCTGATATGCCATATATTGCAGCTGAGGATGTGTAAATTGATGTGCTTGTGGTTGTGCCATTTGTGAACCTTGATGTTGTGGTGTTTGTTGCCCCAGCTGCTGGGGCATTTGCTGAATGGCTTGCTGTGGCATTTGCTGCCCGGGCTGTTGCAGCACTTGCTGAGTTGACTGCTGAGGCATGTGCTGGGTTGGCTGCTGCTGTGGGATATGCTGAGCTGGATACTGCATCATTTGCTGCATGTAGTGATGTGGTTGTGACACTGTGGGTTGCCCCTGCTGTTGCAAGTGTTGTCCCATTTGAGAACTGTGTTGCTGTGCCCCTTGCACCATTTGAGATCCCTGTGGGTGAGAAACCTGTGCCGCCATTGAACTCTGCTGTTGTGCCATTAATTGACTGTGCTGTTGAGGTAACTGGCTCATGTGTTGCCCCTGCTGTTGTGGGGCTTGTGTTATCTGCTGCCCGTGCTGAGCTATCATACCATTTGTTGGCATTGACTGGGCCATTGGTATCGCGGCCAACTTAGGCGTAGAAGCAACAGTAGGCTGGCCAACTGGCATAGGTGGCGCCAAAGAGGCTGGCTTTTCATATTGGGTGATGTTCGTTTCAGGATTCCAGTAGTATAATACACCCGTGCTTCCATCAATCAAACCCTTCCAAGGTTTTGGAAGGGTGGGATCATCAGGTGCATACCGTGGACCAAGAGAAGACGCAGCGGGCTCCGCAGTCGCCATTTCAAATATTTAtctacaaccaaataaaatccTTGCATCAAACATCAACATTGAAAACTCTAAAATAATTACAAGAacatcaaattacaataaaaaaagataagaggGTCAATAAACTCTACAACTCAACATCAACCCCAAACCCATTCGCGCAAAACCCAGGTGaacctaaaataacaaatattatcCAACATATACCTAgctcaacattttttttttcttaatttctaaGAATACAAATTTGAGCTGAAAATTTTTATACATATCAAACATTCTACAATTTTCTGAAGAAAATCTAATTTCAGCTCAGCCAATCCAATTAACAATTAAGATACTCATAAGCCAAAACAACGCCACAACAATAAACCCTAAAAAAACCGTACAAGTTCACACCAAGTAATTGAACCAAATCAGATTAAACGAAAcaaacagttttttttaaaaaaaagctactttcatataataattaaaCCCTAGAAAACACgaagcacaaaaaaaaacatagataaaATCGATAGCTCATCGTATAAACGCCAAAACCATTTCATTGctcaaaacccaacaaaaaattaaagagacTAATTGAAATTGCATACCtagtagcaaaaaaaatgaaaaaaaaaagtacaaaagcGTTCGATTCTCTTCTTGCAGGTAATTACGGAGCCGAATGTGGAACCCTAAAATCGAAAACGTTATAGTACTAGTCCTGTGTGTGAGTCGGACTAGAATTTGAGAATGGGAAAAAAGGCACAAAATTTTGTGGGAAAGCTTGGAGGCATTTGGATTCGATGATTGCTGTTAGGGTTGGGTGGAGgagcaaagcaaagcaaatatCGCCTGGAACGACAGTCTAGGCTTTCGCCGTGAACTGTCCAATACTTCCATTATATATGGGAGggatatttattcatttatttattttaagacaaaaatgtaaaatagacaTTTTACTTATAAGAGCATTAGAGTCTGTTTGGTAAATTAGACATTTTACTTAGAAGAGCATTATTATTCCGTTTTcagtattttaaaaatatgtgtttgagTTTTATAAAAACATGTGTTAGaagtgttattattatttaaacactcaaaactgttgtttaaacacccTAACCAAACAGTACCTTAacatcttaaaaaattattttatttattttaacaattcactttacaatacatccAATATcaaatgatttattattttaccacttcatttaaatattttttttattatttctttattctttattcaTTTAAATGAATAATTACATCCATTGTTATTACAATGttttattaaacaattttttttttttaacattttgctaCTATAGGCTGCTAGAGATAGCAGGCCACTGTAACTAGATGTCAAAATTAATAACATCTAACACCTTTCATAGAGGgtgcttttttaaaattaattactgaaaaatattttcacttacaagatttatattaattttataaatttttatgagagaaaaatatttgtttaatgCCAATTTGTTTACGAAGTTGGATGAAAcgcataaattaaataaatttaaaacattgaaaactcaattgaataaaaataaagtttgagAACTGAAATGAATCTTAGTTAAATTACCgtttgcattttagcctttttattatcattatatatatatatatatatatatatatatatattgtttttctttttctcaaaaatacattttttgtcctaaatttatttattgagcatttttttatttgaagtttCAAGTGCgtactctaacttaatttaaatgtatatgtgtgtaaagctcatTTCTGGGAATTTAAACTCAATCCCCGACCAATAACCCCACTTCACAATAACTTCTATTGTCGAGTGATTATTACACCAAGGATGTGCAATTATTTAAATGAGCCCTATTGATTCAATATTAACTTTTGTTAGCTTCTTTACCTATGCAAAACAATGATGCATTGTTTTTAAATGGTGTGATAACATTTATCATTATTCAAAAATTACACACCCAAACTATTCCTATATTTATCAATATGTGGAATTTGGCGGTATGAACtattgattttaattaaatCCTTCTTAgctttcaaatatattaatttcatcaaatcattcttagttttttattttgttgatacATAAAGTGATATGAACATGAAATATTGTTTATACTAAGTATTgccattggaaaaaaaatatatagttagATAAGATCAAATGGccgttaaaaaaattaatcgtGCCTCACAATTTCATGTCACATTTCACCAAAtcattcttagtttttttttaaatttttttttgttgatacatAAAGTGATATGAACATGAAATATTGTTTATACCAAGTATTggcattggaaaaaaaaagaggttagaTAAGATCAAAtagccattaaaaaaattaatcgtGCCTCGCAATTTCATGTCACATTGCTCTTACTAATGGCCACAAATGCATAAATTGGAAAACTATTTCCTCAAAACAAtcattattatttagttatcgATTGATAAATACAAcgatgtgaacacaaaataatcataatgctgattctcaaataataataataataataataataagacaaAATTTATGTATAGTACTTTAGGTGCTGTTCCTTAAGTTATTCTCTTAAGATTCAaacatgtggctacttaactaaaaaatacactttcatcccaTGAGAAAAATTTCACATAGCAGAATCTTAAAAGGAAAACTTAAGGAGTAACAcataagtactgtacctaagtcttgctcgtaataataataataatgaaaagtgGTGTGATGTTCATAGGTCCCTCTTAGGGTTGCCTACTTTTTTTGGATTGCTTTTTATCTATAGAGAATCTCCACAAGTGAGGTACAATTGTTTtggattggtgttgtatgtgtaagAAGAGtgggggggtgggggagggggggttaGTGGATTGTCTGTTTGGACTCCAATGGGTTATGCCACAGAGttattaatatatttgttgCTTAGTAGacatcaaaatataattttttggagGCCTGTGTCACATTGTATTATGTAGTGTCTTTGACAATAATAGAATGTAAAAGTTTTGAAAGATGTGAAAAATTTATCCTAATTGCATAATTTGTTGGATTAAAGTGTTGCTTTTCATTTtattccttgttttttttttctaaatatatttgAGTATTGTAATTTGAGAGATGGAGAACTCGTTCGAGATGTGATATAAGCTTTaacttatttgaatttttagcttattttttatgctattcatgagtcttattgtactttttgatactattcatcgACTCTATTATACTATTCagttagtttttaaatttttttttacagtattttcagcaaaaagttttcaattttagttaaatagttTGTTCTCGAACGAACTTGATTGTACTTCTCCAGGTACACCATTgatgtaattgaattttttttatttaaatttaatttgttttcccTCCCCTTGAgtgtgtattattattattttttttttttgggtttctcaAAAATTTCCAACTTTTtctacaaaaaagaaagattaataAATATAAGTGGTTCGTGTGTATGGTGGGAAAAGGCAACTATATTTGGGCTCAAATGAAGCACATGGAAGAGAGGGAAACCCAGTATTGACTGATTGGGCTTGGGCAAAAGCcctagtaataataaaaaagataggGATACAGCATACAGGTCCCGTAATCCGTTACACTCGCtcgctttttaattttttaaaaattcaacgCTATTACGTACTCTCTCTCTAGCCGCCACCTGCTCTCCCGTCCCGTCTGTCTCCCCAGTCCCCTGCAAATTCCAAACCGACTggaactttctcaaaaaatctTGTTGTCAAAGTCTCtgaaaaaaacacacacatccTCAAAATATCAGTGTAGGTCATTGCAGACAAAATAGAAAACCCAAACAGTGGCACAAAAGCCATAAAGTCTGTAGGATGGCCATGGAAGCCGAGGCTACAACTGCTCCTGGCTTGGCCCTTGCTGACACCGATATCAATTGGGACAGgtttctcttttcatttcatttctctctttttctttctctttttatttttttcgtttttttccacccctaaaatccaaattatgaaattacaccttttcttttccttcccatttTGCCACTGTTCGGTCCAGTATGAAATTACACGTTGAATTGTCATTTTggtccataatttttttttgtcattttaatccTTAAACTTTAGTGTTCATGTAAAAGATCATTCCGTTCATTGTGGACTAGCTtgacaaaaatgattaaatttttttgtttttgaggacgaacataacaataacaataacaataacaattcATCTAAATTTAGAATGTGTAATTTGGATTAGagggtttatatatatatatatatatatatatatatatataataacctTTCTGTGGACGAGTCATTTGCTTTTGTTCTAAAAGGTTGCATTTGATCTTTTAGCTGGCTGTGGCATTATTTCATCTTCATTTGCATATTTGCACGGACCAAAttgatgttttttctttttaataattcgTGGTTGGGACTAGGGGAGGGGGGGTTGAACTCTGGATGTCTCCATTAGAAACATTAGGAAGTGTCGCGAGACAGCCTGAAGCGGAGGGGAAAAATACGAGGTACTTTATTGCTTAGTCTGGCTTTTATGGAAGCTTTAACAATTTATGGACTGACTTTAGCATTAGCACTTTTATTTGCGAATCCCTTTGTTTAATccgataaaaaaaatatgtattttttattagttgacCTACAATGCTCTTGGCATATGTGTGTTATTATGTTAGATATTAAGAAgcaatttttttagtttgatttgtaCTTTCCGTGAACCACGCTTAAGGGTCATATTTTTGCCTCTAATCAAGAGTAGTTGCTTATGCCAGCCTGTCACATTGAATTGTGACTTAATAAGTAACCTCAATGGTTGCATAATCAACTGAGGACCAGACCTCATGAAGTGAATAAGTGGTAATCGACTGAGGACCAGCCTGACActtatttgatcattttttttggaataagtGGTAATTTATCAGGAGGCACCTTGATCATGAAGTTTTGTGATGTGTGCAGCTTCGTGAAATTAGTAATTGTATGGAGTAATTTTTAGGTCTATATATGGTTTGTCAATTTTGGTTAGTGAAACAATTCAAGAATGCAGTTGGGAAGGATGAATGCTTGATTTTGTGCTTTGTAACTAAATACTTTTCTCTCCACTTTGAATTCTACGATTGTTGTGATTTGCCATTGTACAACTAGTCTGTGACCccaccccccccaaaaaaaagaggaaaaattgaACGAAAACTCAGCCACCAACACCATTTCTTTTGCAGTTCAGTTAGAGTTTCTTCTTGATACTGATTTTACATTGCATGTCTTTTATATGTGGGAAGTCATTTGATGTGCTCAAATTTGGTCTagaaataattcttttttataatctttttggCCTCACTTTAGGTTGGACAAGACAAAGTTTCATATCATTGGAGCTATCCTCTTTACTGCTCAGTCAGCCTTGTTACATCCTACAGCAGTTGTAAAGACTAGAATGCAAGTAGCTGGTTCTGGTCTTTCTCGCATGCGAGGaatttcagtatttaaacataTATTGAAGACTGATGGTATACCTGGCCTCTATAGAGGTTTTGGCACTTCTGCTGTTGGATCATTGCCTGGTAGAGTCCTGGCTTTGACATCACTTGAAATATCAAAAGATAtgatgttaaaatatattgaaggTTTAGATATAGCTGAATCATCGCGTGTTGGGATTGCAAATGGAGTGGCAGGAATGATGTCAAGTTTGGTTTCTTGTGCCTACTATGTGCCTTTGGAGGTGGTAGGTGAACTTATTCTTTCCATTATATACACTCCTTttgtgtcatttttttaatctagaaATATGGGAAAGATACTTGGAAGGAGAAAAATGGCTAGGCATGCCCATaatgtatattttgttattaCTTGATGGTCGCTACAATTCTAATGTCACAGCTCATAAACTTTTTGAGTTGTTTTGATCCCATTGTGCATACAAGTGAGCTAAATAAACTATTTGCTAATATTTTGTGCCAATAtgttatgtgttatactatTTTATGCACTGTTGCTTAGATCCAAAGGTCCAAAACTTGTGgaactttttcttcttttattattggGCTCAAATGCATTAAAACTTATTCAGTTTAGATTGGATTATAAAAACAATGTGTCTCTTGTGAGCTTGGTAGCTAGAGGCCAGTGTTTGGAATGAAACATTTTGGGTAAATGTCTTGTATTATGCatagttttttatgtttataccatttacctataaaaataaagcattttggttttttgagaGTTAAGCACCAAAGGAACCCATGACAATGACTTATAATTGTAAGCGATGCATTCTCAGATCTGCCAGAGACTAATGGTACAAGGGCTTCCTGGGACTACAGTCTGCAATGGACCATATGATGTTGTGTGTAAAGTGATTAAGGCTGAAGGGTTCCGTGGTATGTATAGAGGCTTTGGATTGACAGCCCTGACGCAGTCCCCAGCATCTGCACTTTGGTGGGGTGCCTATGGAGCTGCCCAACACATCATTTGGAGGTTCATCTTAATGTTCCAGTGATCTATCTTATTCCTTCACAGTTAAAATGTGGACCAATGTGTTCTCCTCTTTAACATTTCTTATCACTTTAGGAGCTTGGGCTACAGAGATGACATGGACAAAAAACCATCTCATATAGAGATGGTGACGGTTCAGGCAACAGCAGGAATGGTTGCTGGTGCTTGTTCATCTGTTATCACTACTCCCATTGACACTGTGAAGACACGACTGCAGGTAAAGTAATGTGTGTGATCCTCTGATTCCATTTCCAGCTCCAAAGGATAAAGAACTTACCCTTTTATGTATCATGTTTGGTGCAACCTGTTGGATATGTCATACATGGAATAACTCTAATATAAACTATTTCGAATTTGGCTCACTTACATTGAAGGTCATGGATAATTTTGGTGCTGGAAGACCAACAGTACTCAAGACGGTGAGGACGCTCCTTAAGGAAGATGGATGGCAGGGCTTCTATAGAGGGTTTGGACCTCGATTCTTAAATATGTCACTCTATGGAACAACAATGATTGTTACCTATGAACTTATAAGTATGTTGGCCCTTTAGTTGTCTCATTTTGAAAATGGTTGTATCTGAAGTATATATGCAGCTTTTTGCTTTGTTAGGAAATCTGGTGCACATGCTTTTAATTGCATCAGCTATCTACACAATATGTCCCTCAATTCTAGCATTTTCCCCCCCATATTGTTTTGGAATTTTGGTATTGCCTAGAACAGAAATTGGTgtccaattttaaaatataaagaacattgTGGATATTCttattacttgaaaaaaaaaatggctgcAATGTTCcgtgttccttttttttttccttgaatagaaatttataaaaaaagaaaaaaatctgtGATTGTTATTTTGCATGCGTGCATTGTATCTTATCTTGATTCTGGTTGGTTGTTGTACTAGCTATGACTAGAAATTCCATTTGATTTCAACTAATTTGTGTTTTCTTCCTCACTTGTTTTATCAGAGAGGTTATCTGTGAGGCAATAATGAGATATTGAGCTTGAGAGCAAAGTTGGCTTGTGCAAAACTGAAGTTATTTGAACTGCAAGGAAATTGATTCTGGCAAGTTCAAATTTCAGAGACTGAGAATGTGGAGACAGCCCTAAAGTTTTGGATGACACAACGTAGGAATAGTTGGAATCTAGCCATTCTTAGAGAGAGGATTTTCAATTCACTTCCCTTCTCTATAGTTTTGATTAGAAGGTGGTATGTTTTCCCGAAATTTGTTAATGTTTTACGCCATTGAATTTCAATTGCTTATTCTTCCCTGTCATGATGTCGTTGGACTGCAATTCATAGAAACTGCATAACAACGGCATCCTGTGATCCAGGTATTTGACAGGATTTTGGAAGACCGGTTGTACTGCGAAACATTAATATTTCTCGTAATtctaaataatatatgaaatattaatatttcttgataattccaaataattatatgaatttaaCCTTTCATTCACAAAAACTTATCCAAAATGGGAAGTTGTATCTAATTTATTGGGCCATTTGGAGCCTCAAATGGAAAAATAGACTATAAAgtataaattcaaaatctaagaaaaaatgaagtgaaaaaacaattttttttttaatctttcatgTTTAGTATTGCAAGTATCTGTATTTCGATGGAGGTTTGTAGCTTTCGGCTGCTATGTGTTGGTGTGTTGATGGTTGAGATCTAAGTTGTCAATATTGTACCAATGACCATTTCAATTTGGTTAGGAAACGAAAATGTTTTATAAGCCAAAATATtagaccatatatatatatgaatttttttttttttgagagagagtttcaatttatagcGTTTGTTtatcttattcaactattatgaatttttttgcCAATTAAGCTTCAATTGctaacaatttcgttagttgTCCCGTTTCAAAACAATCTGGAAAACT
It encodes:
- the LOC142623917 gene encoding DEAD-box ATP-dependent RNA helicase 40, which translates into the protein MATAEPAASSLGPRYAPDDPTLPKPWKGLIDGSTGVLYYWNPETNITQYEKPASLAPPMPVGQPTVASTPKLAAIPMAQSMPTNGMIAQHGQQITQAPQQQGQHMSQLPQQHSQLMAQQQSSMAAQVSHPQGSQMVQGAQQHSSQMGQHLQQQGQPTVSQPHHYMQQMMQYPAQHIPQQQPTQHMPQQSTQQVLQQPGQQMPQQAIQQMPQQLGQQTPQHQGSQMAQPQAHQFTHPQLQYMAYQQSMIPQGQQSSQQQAQHDAQGQQFANQQEYKAAFPNREEVDFQNRNQIGFSPSQFQQPGTSSVHNLPAGSNAVQMPQMGVHSGQAQQYGGSLGNMQQPSTGQLQQTRPDLVHQQHGPRFQNQLGPAMMHSQQSNVPPVGSKMGHEDNLHGRTGNEYYFNANKEGPTGPQDPKLAVIPMARNPQEMRISGAPFQSPKPGHANAVNAVTGHAMHMHGHAAGGPPFSSNALMRSPFVGSTDVTGLSPVEVYRQQHEVSATGDNVPAPFMTFEETGFPPEILREIYSAGFSSPTPIQAQTWPIALQSRDIVAIAKTGSGKTLGYLIPAFMLLRHCRNDSQNGPTVLVLAPTRELATQIQDEVMKFGRSSGISCTCLYGGASKGLQLKELDRGADIVVATPGRLNDILESKKIDFRQVSLLVLDEADRMLDMGFEPQIRKIVNEIPPRRQTLMYTATWPKEVRKIAGDLLVNPVQVNIGSVDELAANKAITQYVEVVPQMEKQRRLEQILRSQERGSKIIIFCSTKRLCDQLARSIGRSFGAAAIHGDKSQGERDYVLNQFRSGKSPILVATDVAARGLDIKDIRVVINYDFPSGVEDYVHRIGRTGRAGATGMSYTFFSEQDWKYAADLIKVLEGANQLVPQEVREIALRGAPGFVKDRGGISHFDSGSGGGGYGRYDSGGRGGMRDGGFGGRGGRDGNFGGRGGMRAGGFGGRGGMRDGAISGHGGRSDFFPGRSNRGRGFGGPGGSNVGWGRNERGPYDRYNNMDGRGRGRGRGRFDNRRDVDRKRGRSYSRSPEKVRTWGYSRSSSRSRSRSRSRSRSRSWSRGRSYSRSPRRSRSRSYSHSPRRSRSRSHSRSYDKHERPYERNSNEKDVTMPAFEAAPESGMSPMSPGTRGNASPGANLIAQLPVVESTEAGHPEDGVDLSHQSAAAP
- the LOC142624136 gene encoding uncharacterized protein LOC142624136 isoform X2; amino-acid sequence: MAMEAEATTAPGLALADTDINWDRLDKTKFHIIGAILFTAQSALLHPTAVVKTRMQVAGSGLSRMRGISVFKHILKTDGIPGLYRGFGTSAVGSLPGRVLALTSLEISKDMMLKYIEGLDIAESSRVGIANGVAGMMSSLVSCAYYVPLEVICQRLMVQGLPGTTVCNGPYDVVCKVIKAEGFRGMYRGFGLTALTQSPASALWWGAYGAAQHIIWRSLGYRDDMDKKPSHIEMVTVQATAGMVAGACSSVITTPIDTVKTRLQVMDNFGAGRPTVLKTVRTLLKEDGWQGFYRGEVICEAIMRY
- the LOC142624136 gene encoding uncharacterized protein LOC142624136 isoform X1; this translates as MAMEAEATTAPGLALADTDINWDRLDKTKFHIIGAILFTAQSALLHPTAVVKTRMQVAGSGLSRMRGISVFKHILKTDGIPGLYRGFGTSAVGSLPGRVLALTSLEISKDMMLKYIEGLDIAESSRVGIANGVAGMMSSLVSCAYYVPLEVICQRLMVQGLPGTTVCNGPYDVVCKVIKAEGFRGMYRGFGLTALTQSPASALWWGAYGAAQHIIWRSLGYRDDMDKKPSHIEMVTVQATAGMVAGACSSVITTPIDTVKTRLQVMDNFGAGRPTVLKTVRTLLKEDGWQGFYRGFGPRFLNMSLYGTTMIVTYELIKRLSVRQ